The proteins below are encoded in one region of Plutella xylostella chromosome Z, ilPluXylo3.1, whole genome shotgun sequence:
- the LOC105386482 gene encoding uncharacterized protein LOC105386482 — MNEIYKQHPSEPRSNIAKCDNYDPDKYVIGLTSGTVTTDEALTPNRPPRLTQATVGMYLKPTTRELDVVPPRPTIDELPRAVINRMLAKDKAFLIDKPGADAYTLTDAYYHFGMVTDRITPHHQSVFPRSYQYELECVKQRRLHSCDKNYEDGEPKKQLPAHCRDCSKGTAALSAFQLEWAPDPVQRRWRQYPDLTRPLTEEEIRCSMGEVGRPFRSEACNWYYENYPSKKYDTIGRKFSS; from the exons ATGAATGAAATATATAAACAGCACCCATCTGAACCCAGAAGCAATATTGCCAAATGCGACAACTATGACCCTGATAA ATACGTAATAGGGCTGACCTCCGGTACCGTCACGACCGATGAGGCTCTGACGCCGAACCGGCCGCCTCGCCTGACGCAGGCCACTGTTGGGATGTACCTCAAACCCACCACCAGGGAGTTGGATGTGGTTCCACCACG CCCAACGATAGACGAGCTTCCTAGAGCTGTCATCAATCGTATGCTGGCAAAAGACAAGGCGTTCCTAATCGACAAACCTGGTGCCGACGCCTACACCCTTACGGATGCCTACTACCACTTCGGAATGGTCACCGACCGAATTACACCGC acCACCAAAGTGTGTTTCCTAGATCGTACCAGTACGAACTGGAGTGCGTCAAACAGCGCAGACTACACAGTTGTGACAAGAATTATGAAGACGGGGAACCTAAA AAGCAACTGCCGGCTCATTGCCGCGACTGCTCCAAGGGCACCGCAGCCCTGTCTGCCTTCCAGCTAGAATGGGCTCCAGACCCTGTCCAGCGGCGCTGGCGGCAGTACCCCGACCTCACCAGGCCTCTGACTGAAGAGGAGATTCGATGCTCTATGGGCGA GGTTGGAAGACCCTTCAGAAGCGAAGCCTGCAACTGGTACTATGAAAACTACCCATCCAAGAAATATGACACCATTGGGCGAAAATTTTCTTCGTAA
- the LOC105386481 gene encoding uncharacterized protein LOC105386481 yields the protein MSDIPCAMSPAAMSPAVYDSGAPSPPAPVPAPCMRSCSPPRDSLFLLEVLVDKVTFKKAPCFADKDFKTCVAVASPVLAPFEICDDEPDSGPPTHSPFSRNFNNGKSCLFCMKEADIKKSMAKFPIKIQVFRTLPCGCIPTKILMGQADIDMTKEFIETRNRHMQDPNAVSYQALKDTFQLHVDGEPTGDISMYIRISCFGKLICTKFQGAGGSLALGQGGTGVTDRSCKFERDFQTPEAPCACGVAFGHGGGVGGARGKPPGSGGVCPETGSPCPKLVDVYNSTPCERDEPCYCCGPRPEPPDPAACRNTDKYCLHVPRGISNKPKQFEEMGTSSHGHELKIKVPVAAAVIKKLSQTCCCLQRPFEDKEDRKKKEACEAPCGKNQISLALPNEDICCNGPRPQMTQFTCTTEGCTQASKHGQAANASRPFVDPNPNRDTFVLKVAKTAMQGDRKVKMEMELVTPKGPDKRLPVQKADTKTQSEFACLCGVRRLKRARRPIKSYCCPPGNRVIFQMPTDTCGTGHRQTMHFNTAPGYGDIKRDDPNNPTKEEYPGVKCDLGKQVIKLRIGRTVEWAGRKSKLEYQFMTPVATSEGVSRVDARSAQCDPTYCRPCCELQSHRNPAEEESIERHRRVMEPSSHPQQNSNTSEPKKHPVSKRHEFLNTLSKTSIQSSISEDRYHLYDQLTSKASYGLFGGTVTVMYGTLLDSANNYLCNSSTQATALINKCLQVPCNFNSINRRHINTALLPQQNYSATESVTYVVENCKKGNLFRKLEKKKSKGKDPCLCQKKGKVEPISPMQAKCIIPEDEKQAKAVASTCLCSQKPSKNYGLVGVCQHTTKAENVSKGGCACPQDEAKKSGSPQSCLKKPTDNSDKAENYVEMKEDMEVGFVDEEKSKKKRIKCNGTCLKKLFSNKKRSKYATQTETGSSASTNTCNKKPLHLKPISKPCPEDCPRLAAKSHPTEKDTDSSEVDATVSYIRIGPNKECPAYASPCPPPCVARPICKPQCFVLTNEEAKTPLKTSNINNCRRGVFEIVVRRLTGAPLAKNELMLEWSPPPVKAPCKLPGCKVPPRCPPMPCVSRVSRPQSSCKKPCPRPSCGRSCAKPPCAQPCFQKKPCRGPRTRKTYIVKARSQGGGGCPPPPCPRVCVEPCSSSPCMRPCPVGRGRLRRCKSLPRPRPRRPLISPCRNRVTCPLLKCCGAGACSHKACKTKKFFKSQCLPPCPTPCYPACPAPCPPC from the exons ATGTCTGACATACCGTGCGCGATGTCTCCGGCTGCGATGTCCCCCGCCGTCTATGACTCGGGGGCGCCGTCACCACCCGCCCCCGTCCCCGCCCCTTGCATGCGGTCCTGCTCGCCCCCCCGCGACAGCCTGTTCCTGCTCGAGGTACTCGTCGACAAGGTCACCTTCAAGAAGGCTCCATGCTTCGCCGACAAGGACTTCAAGACCTGCGTGGCGGTGGCGAGCCCTGTCCTCGCCCCCTTCGAGATCTGCGACGACGAACCCGACTCGGGTCCTCCCACGCACTCCCCTTTCAGCAGAAACTTCAACAACGGCAAGTCATGCCTCTTCTGCATGAAAGAAGCCGACATCAAGAAATCCATGGCGAAATTCCCCATCAAAATCCAAGTCTTCCGCACGCTGCCCTGTGGCTGCATTCCTACTAAAATCCTGATGGGCCAAGCCGACATCGATATGACGAAGGAGTTTATTGAGACCCGCAATCGCCATATGCAGGACCCGAATGCCGTCAGCTACCAAGCGTTGAAGGACACGTTTCAGCTGCATGTGGATGGGGAGCCTACAGGAGACATATCCATGTACATCCGCATCTCTTGCTTCGGAAAGCTTATCTGTACGAAGTTCCAAGGAGCTGGAGGGTCGCTAGCTTTGGGGCAAGGAGGGACTGGTGTGACGGACCGGTCCTGCAAATTTGAGAGGGACTTCCAGACCCCTGAGGCCCCCTGTGCCTGCGGGGTGGCATTTGGCCACGGCGGGGGTGTGGGAGGGGCGAGGGGCAAGCCGCCAGGCTCTGGAGGCGTCTGTCCCGAAACGGGGTCACCTTGCCCTAAAT TGGTGGACGTGTACAACAGCACCCCGTGCGAGCGCGATGAGCCGTGCTACTGCTGCGGGCCGAGACCGGAGCCCCCAGACCCCGCCGCCTGTCGCAACACCGACAAATACTGCCTCCACGTCCCGAGAG GTATCAGTAACAAACCGAAACAGTTCGAAGAAATGGGCACGAGCAGTCACGGCCACGAACTCAAAATAAAGGTGCCGGTCGCCGCAGCAGTGATCAAGAAGCTGAGCCAGACCTGCTGCTGCCTACAGCGCCCTTTCGAGGACAAAGAGGATCGGAAGAAGAAGGAGGCATGTGAAGCTCCGTGCGGCAAGAATCAGATAAGCCTAGCGCTGCCGAATGAAGACATCTGCTGCAACGGGCCGCGGCCACAGATGACCCAGTTCACTTGCACCACAGAGGGTTGCACGCAAGCGTCCAAGCACGGCCAAGCAGCCAATGCCTCCCGTCCCTTCGTAGACCCCAACCCCAACCGAGACACCTTCGTGCTGAAGGTAGCCAAAACGGCCATGCAAGGCGACAGGAAGGTCAAAATGGAAATGGAACTGGTCACTCCAAAGGGGCCTGACAAAAGACTGCCCGTGCAGAAAGCCGATACGAAGACGCAGTCGGAGTTTGCTTGCCTGTGCGGAGTCAGGAGGCTGAAGAGGGCACGAAGGCCGATCAAATCAT ATTGCTGTCCGCCGGGCAACCGCGTGATATTCCAGATGCCGACCGACACGTGCGGCACCGGCCACCGGCAGACCATGCACTTCAACACCGCGCCAGGGTACGGAGACATCAAGCGGGATGATCCCAACAATCCAACAAAAGAAGAGTACCCAGGAGTGAAGTGTGACCTGGGCAAGCAGGTGATCAAGCTGCGTATAGGACGGACTGTCGAGTGGGCGGGACGCAAGTCTAAGCTGGAGTATCAGTTTATGACGCCGGTGGCCACGTCGGAAGGGGTGTCGAGGGTTGATGCTCGCAGCGCCCAGTGTGACCCCACTTACTGCCGGCCATGCT GTGAACTCCAGTCGCACCGAAATCCAGCTGAAGAAGAGAGCATCGAGAGGCATCGCAGAGTCATGGAACCATCAAGCCATCCACAACAGAATTCCAATACTTCAGAACCCAAGAAACACCCCGTGTCGAAACGACATGAATTTTTAAACACACTGAGCAAAACTTCTATACAATCCTCTATTTCCGAAGACAGGTATCATCTATACGATCAACTCACAAGTAAAGCCAGTTACGGACTATTTGGCGGAACTGTAACAGTCATGTACGGAACGCTACTGGACTCTGCCAACAACTACCTCTGCAATTCCAGCACTCAAGCCACAGCCCTCATCAACAAATGCCTGCAAGTCCCATGCAACTTTAACAGCATAAACCGACGACATATCAACACTGCACTTCTACCGCAACAGAATTATAGTGCAACTGAAAGCGTAACTTACGTCGTAGAAAATTGTAAAAAGGGAAACCTATTTAGAAAACTGGAAAAGAAAAAGTCAAAAGGCAAAGATCCATGCCTCTGCCAAAAGAAAGGAAAGGTTGAACCGATTTCCCCAATGCAGGCCAAATGCATCATTCCGGAGGATGAAAAGCAGGCAAAAGCTGTGGCGTCAACTTGCTTATGTTCGCAGAAACCTTCTAAAAATTATGGCTTGGTAGGAGTATGTCAGCACACTACAAAGGCGGAAAACGTTAGTAAAGGAGGCTGTGCATGCCCACAAGATGAGGCAAAGAAGTCAGGGTCACCGCAATCATGCTTAAAAAAGCCAACTGACAACTCAGATAAGGCAGAAAATTATGTGGAGATGAAAGAAGATATGGAAGTGGGGTTTGTGGATGAGGAAAAAAGCAAGAAGAAGCGAATAAAGTGCAATGGCACATGTTTGAAGAAACTATTTAGCAATAAAAAGCGAAGCAAATATGCTACACAAACAGAAACGGGCAGCTCCGCCTCAACAAACACATGCAATAAGAAACCTCTGCATTTAAAACCAATATCTAAACCGTGCCCGGAAGATTGTCCTCGATTAGCCGCTAAATCTCATCCGACCGAAAAAGATACAGACAGTTCGGAGGTTGATGCTACTGTGTCTTATATACGCATTGGACCAAACAAAGAGTGTCCTGCTTACGCGAGTCCTTGTCCTCCTCCCTGCGTTGCTAGACCCATCTGCAAGCCGCAGTGCTTCGTACTGACCAATGAAGAGGCAAAAACACCGCTCAAGACAAGCAACATCAACAACTGTCGACGGGGAGTGTTCGAGATCGTTGTTCGCCGCTTGACGGGAGCTCCGCTAGCGAAGAACGAGCTGATGCTGGAGTGGTCTCCTCCACCGGTCAAGGCCCCATGTAAACTGCCCGGCTGCAAAGTGCCACCGAGATGCCCTCCAATGCCATGCGTCAGCAGGGTTAGCAGACCACAGTCTTCCTGTAAGAAGCCTTGTCCACGACCATCCTGCGGTCGAAGTTGTGCGAAGCCTCCTTGCGCTCAGCCTTGTTTCCAGAAGAAGCCGTGCCGTGGTCCACGGACTAGAAAGACGTATATAGTGAAGGCTAGGTCTCAGGGTGGTGGGGgatgcccgccgccgccgtgcccGCGCGTGTGCGTGGAGCCATGCAGCAGCTCGCCATGCATGCGGCCGTGCCCGGTGGGTCGCGGGCGCCTGCGCCGCTGCAAGAGCctcccgcgcccgcgcccgcgccgccccctcATCTCGCCCTGTCGCAACCGCGTCACCTGCCCACTGCTGAAATGCTGCGGCGCCGGCGCCTGCTCGCACAAAGCTTGTAAGACTAAGAAGTTCTTCAAGAGCCAGTGCCTGCCTCCTTGCCCCACTCCCTGCTATCCGGCGTGCCCCGCGCCCTGCCCACCTTGTTGA
- the LOC105386480 gene encoding uncharacterized protein LOC105386480 → MPGKPMKSPKAKDFNFRPPTPPRESSFQENVKRPCPYICAPIPINVPGPDKAREVLHPRKDVFVLKVQKVTPSGDRTTKLELELVTPKTPDRRGPWRVDTRETQCEADCPCGLPCCVCPPVCRKMNKKKPGK, encoded by the exons ATGCCCGGCAAACCCATGAAATCGCCAAAAGCGAAGGACTTCAACTTCCGCCCCCCTACTCCTCCACGCGAGAGCTCTTTTCAGGAAAATGTGAAACGACCATGTCCCTATATCTGTGCGCCAATACCCATCAACGTGCCTGGACCTGATAAGGCCAGGGAGGTGCTGCATCCAAGGAAAGACGTGTTTGTGCTGAAG GTACAAAAGGTGACACCTTCAGGCGATCGCACAACCAAGTTGGAGTTGGAGCTGGTGACTCCTAAGACCCCTGACCGGCGCGGCCCGTGGCGCGTAGACACCAGGGAGACACAGTGCGAGGCCGACTGCCCCTGCGGACTGCCTTGCTGCGTCTGCCCGCCAGTCTGCAGGAAGATGAACAAGAAGAAGCCAGGGAAGTGA